The following coding sequences lie in one Tichowtungia aerotolerans genomic window:
- a CDS encoding sodium:solute symporter family transporter, with amino-acid sequence MSIHPVDIIVIAIYFGVMAFIGYYFSKRNKNTEEYFLGGRSFSGWAIGLSLVGTSISSVTFLAYPADAFKTSWIRFIPNLALPVAVLMSAYLFLPYFRRNRVTSAYEFLEDRFGPSIRGYAAVCFIIGQLVRVSIILYLVSLLIFEMTGLNIYWSIVISGLLVSGYTIAGGFDAVIWTDVCQTIILFLGGVACLVIIANTLPGGLGQIFHDGIAAGKFSFNDVIDGQARPIGWGLSLTEKTGAMLFFLGLTGWLTEYSGNQCTIQRYAAAKSTTHARQAMLVCVLSSLPIWAFYMLLGTALFVFFQVFPSTEAAEMLNGTREAEQVLPFFIMKYVPIGIKGLVISAALAAAMSSLSSSINSISTISVVDLYKRYFNKTADDRRCLTMAKIAGVATSTLMIAGAIVLAGSETQTLQDAGTILSSIVAGGLFGIYALGFFTKIGDARCVWIGITCTVLFTLWTILAKSGVLPESMNIPFELYYTMIIGNLVMFLVSFSAAALTRKMTNK; translated from the coding sequence ATGAGCATCCATCCCGTTGATATCATCGTCATTGCCATTTACTTCGGCGTCATGGCCTTTATTGGCTATTACTTTTCCAAACGAAATAAAAACACAGAAGAGTACTTTCTGGGCGGACGATCCTTCTCGGGATGGGCCATCGGCCTCTCCCTGGTCGGAACCAGCATCAGCTCCGTAACGTTTCTGGCTTATCCGGCTGACGCCTTCAAAACATCCTGGATCCGCTTCATCCCCAACCTGGCCCTGCCCGTTGCGGTTCTGATGTCCGCCTACCTGTTCCTGCCGTACTTCCGCCGCAACCGGGTCACGTCCGCCTACGAGTTTCTCGAAGACCGCTTCGGCCCGTCGATCCGCGGCTATGCCGCGGTGTGCTTCATCATCGGACAGCTCGTTCGCGTCAGCATCATCCTCTATCTGGTCTCCCTGCTGATCTTCGAAATGACCGGTCTGAATATCTACTGGAGCATTGTCATCTCCGGCCTCCTCGTTTCCGGGTACACCATCGCCGGCGGATTCGATGCGGTGATCTGGACCGACGTCTGCCAGACCATCATTCTGTTCCTCGGCGGCGTCGCCTGCCTGGTCATCATCGCGAACACCCTCCCCGGCGGACTCGGGCAGATCTTCCATGACGGAATCGCCGCCGGAAAATTCAGCTTTAACGACGTCATCGACGGGCAGGCCCGCCCGATCGGCTGGGGCCTCTCGCTGACCGAAAAAACCGGAGCGATGCTGTTCTTCCTCGGCCTCACCGGATGGCTCACCGAATACTCCGGCAACCAGTGCACCATCCAGCGCTACGCCGCCGCCAAAAGCACCACGCACGCACGACAGGCCATGCTCGTCTGCGTCCTGTCCAGCCTTCCGATCTGGGCCTTCTACATGCTGCTCGGAACCGCGCTGTTCGTCTTCTTTCAGGTGTTCCCATCCACCGAAGCGGCAGAAATGCTGAACGGAACCCGCGAAGCCGAACAGGTGCTTCCGTTTTTCATCATGAAATACGTTCCGATCGGAATCAAAGGCCTCGTCATCTCCGCCGCCCTGGCCGCGGCGATGAGCTCCCTCTCCTCCAGCATCAACTCCATTTCAACGATCAGCGTTGTCGACCTCTATAAACGCTACTTCAACAAGACCGCCGACGACCGTCGCTGCCTCACAATGGCCAAGATCGCCGGAGTCGCCACCAGCACCCTCATGATCGCCGGTGCCATCGTTCTGGCCGGAAGCGAAACCCAAACCCTGCAGGATGCCGGAACCATCCTCAGTTCCATTGTCGCCGGCGGGCTCTTCGGGATCTATGCGCTGGGTTTCTTCACAAAAATCGGCGATGCCCGTTGTGTATGGATTGGAATTACCTGCACCGTCCTGTTCACCCTCTGGACCATTTTGGCAAAGAGCGGCGTGCTGCCGGAATCCATGAACATTCCCTTCGAACTTTATTACACCATGATCATCGGCAATCTCGTCATGTTCCTCGTCTCATTCTCTGCGGCAGCCCTGACCCGGAAAATGACCAACAAATAA